The genomic region CAAAATAGCAATCGTTTCATTATCAGCTTGTGGTAATTTTTCTTTGATTGTATTATATTTTTCTTTGGCTACACGCTCAACTTCCTCCATGAAGAGGTTATCCTTATCTGTTGTCAATGTGAGCGACTTTTCTCCAAAGACGAATTTATAACGATTTTTGCTTTCCATATAGTCACCTCTTTGACATTATACCTTAAAATAAACATTTCGTAAAATGAAAGCGTGAAAATCCCAGTTTCAACAGGCTATTTTGCCACCTTGTCATCTTTTTATGTTACAATAAAATTATGAATACAATTGTTATGAAACTAGGGAAAATTGACTTGCAAAACCTCATTAAAACACTAGCTGGCAAACAAGTTACAAACAATAATCCCTACGTCACTTTTGCCGCAAAAGTAAATGGCGCCACAGTGCTTGTGTACACCTCTGATAAAGTCGTTTTTCAGGGAAATGCTGCACAAGAAATCGCAAGCCAATTTGGCTATCAAGCGTCAGAAGACACACAAGATACTAAGGCTGGTCAAGCCATGCCTTTAATCGGTTCAGATGAAGTCGGCAACGGTTCTTACTTTGGTGGCTTAGCGGTTGTTGCTAGTTTTGTAACTCCTGATGACCATGCACTTCTAAAGAAACTTGGTGTCGATGATTCTAAGAATTTAACAGACAGCAAAATTCGCCAAATCGCCCCAATCTTAGAAGAGAAAATCAAGCATAAGGCTCTGCTATTGTCCCCTCAAAAATACAACCAAGTCGTTGGAAAAGGCAAGACGCATAATGCAGTCTCTGTAAAAGTAGCACTTCACAATCAAGCTATTTATCTGCTACTGCAAGATGGTGTAAAACCTGAAAAAATCGTGATTGACGCTTTTACTAGCCGTCAAAATTACGAAAAATACCTCAAAAACGAGGTAAATCACTTTGACAATCCTTTAACCTTAGAAGAAAAGGCTGAAGGAAAATACTTAGCTGTCGCAGTTAGCTCCATTATCGCCCGTAACCTTTTCTTAGAAAATTTAGATAAACTAAGCCAAGAAGTACAGTACAAACTCCCAAGTGGTGCTGGTAACAAATCTGATAAAGTAGCTAGTCAAATCCTAGCAGCTTACGGCATGCCTGGCTTAGAACACACTGCAAAACTCCACTTTGCAAACACCCAAAAAGCACAAAATTTATTAAAAAAATAACATCGAGGAACCAATTATGAAACAATTCATCAAAGAATGGGGACCTTTTATCCTCTTTTTCATCGCCCTTGGTCTTGTTCGTCTTTTCCTTATCCAGCCTGTGAGTGTTGACGGTCACTCTATGGACCCTACACTAGCTGATGGTGAACGCCTAATCGTTCTAAGAACTGCCAAAATTGATCGCTTTGATATTGTTGTAGCGAAAGAAAAAGAAGGTAACAAAACTAAAGAAA from Streptococcus lutetiensis harbors:
- the zapA gene encoding cell division protein ZapA, whose translation is MESKNRYKFVFGEKSLTLTTDKDNLFMEEVERVAKEKYNTIKEKLPQADNETIAILMALNLLSTQLSREIEVEKMEKELTALRSEAIDDIKEKASKSDSDEE
- the rnhC gene encoding ribonuclease HIII; translation: MNTIVMKLGKIDLQNLIKTLAGKQVTNNNPYVTFAAKVNGATVLVYTSDKVVFQGNAAQEIASQFGYQASEDTQDTKAGQAMPLIGSDEVGNGSYFGGLAVVASFVTPDDHALLKKLGVDDSKNLTDSKIRQIAPILEEKIKHKALLLSPQKYNQVVGKGKTHNAVSVKVALHNQAIYLLLQDGVKPEKIVIDAFTSRQNYEKYLKNEVNHFDNPLTLEEKAEGKYLAVAVSSIIARNLFLENLDKLSQEVQYKLPSGAGNKSDKVASQILAAYGMPGLEHTAKLHFANTQKAQNLLKK